The following coding sequences are from one Rattus norvegicus strain BN/NHsdMcwi chromosome 11, GRCr8, whole genome shotgun sequence window:
- the Hspa13 gene encoding heat shock 70 kDa protein 13 precursor, producing MAGEMTILGSAVLTLLLAGYLAQQYLPLPTPKVIGIDLGTTYCSVGVFFPGTGKVKVIPDENGHISIPSMVSFTDGDVYVGYESLELADSNPQNTIYDAKRFIGKIFTPEELEAEIGRYPFKVLHKNGMAEFSVTSNETIIVSPEYVGSRLLLKLKEMAEKYLGMPVANAVISVPAEFDLQQRNSTIQAANLAGLKILRVINEPTAAAMAYGLHKVDVFYVLVIDLGGGTLDVSLLNKQGGMFLTRAMSGNNKLGGQDFNQRLLQYLYKEIYQTYGFLPSRKEEIHRLRQAVEMVKLNLTLHQSAQVSVLLTVEENDSQKPQNADSKLPEDQLTPGDGHHVNRVFRPGLSDSTSGKSQVLFETEVSRKLFNTLNEDLFQKILVPIQQVLKEGLLDKTEIDEVVLVGGSTRIPRIRQVIQEFFGKDPNTSVDPDLAVVTGVAIQAGIDGGSWPLQVSALEIPNKHLQKTNFN from the exons ATTGGCATTGACCTGGGTACCACCTACTGTTCCGTCGGTGTATTTTTTCCTGGAACAGGGAAAGTAAAGGTGATCCCAGATGAAAACGGGCATATTAGCATCCCCAGCATGGTGTCCTTCACTGATGGCGATGTGTATGTGGGCTATGAAAGCCTAGAGCTGGCAGACTCCAATCCTCAGAACACAATATATGATGCTAAAAGGTTCATAGGTAAGATTTTCACCCCTGAAGAGCTGGAGGCTGAAATTGGCAGATACCCATTTAAG GTTTTACACAAAAATGGAATGGCTGAGTTTTCTGTGACAAGTAACGAAACCATCATTGTTTCTCCGGAGTACGTCGGCTCTCGATTGTTGCTGAAGCTAAAGgaaatggcagagaaataccttGGAATGCCGGTTGCCAATGCTGTCATTTCTGTGCCAGCAGAATTTGACCTACAACAGAGAAATTCAACAATCCAAGCTGCCAACCTTGCTG GACTGAAGATCTTGAGGGTAATAAATGAACCGACAGCAGCAGCGATGGCCTATGGTCTCCACAAGGTTGATGTCTTCTACGTGTTAGTCATAGACCTGGGTGGAGGAACTCTTGATGTGTCATTACTGAATAAACAAGGAGGAATGTTTCTAACACGCGCAATGTCTG gAAACAACAAACTTGGAGGACAAGACTTCAATCAAAGGCTGCTTCAGTATTTGTATAAAGAGATCTATCAAACATACGGCTTTCTCCCTTCTAGGAAAGAGGAGATCCACAGATTAAGACAAGCAGTGGAAATGGTCAAGCTAAACCTGACGCTTCATCAGTCTGCCCAGGTATCAGTATTACTCACTGTAGAGGAAAACGACAGCCAGAAACCTCAGAATGCTGACTCTAAACTTCCAGAAGACCAGCTTACCCCAGGGGATGGTCACCATGTGAACAGGGTGTTTAGACCTGGCCTTTCTGACAGCACGAGTGGAAAAAGTCaggttttgtttgagacagaagtATCCCGCAAGCTCTTCAACACCCTCAATGAAGATCTCTTTCAGAAAATACTCGTACCCATTCAGCAAGTATTAAAAGAAGGCCTCTTAGACAAGACTGAAATTGATGAGGTGGTTCTAGTTGGGGGTTCTACTCGCATTCCTCGGATCCGCCAAGTTATTCAGGAGTTCTTTGGAAAGGACCCGAACACGTCTGTAGACCCTGACCTGGCAGTGGTGACGGGAGTGGCCATCCAAGCTGGGATTGATGGAGGGTCCTGGCCTCTCCAAGTTAGTGCTTTAGAAATTCCCAATAAGCATTTACAGAAAACCAACTTCAACTGA